In Bdellovibrio bacteriovorus, the genomic window AGCACCAAGCTGGGAGCCAAAGGCGATCTTCCGACAACAAAATTTAAAAGCTTGCACAACAAATCCGGTGAAGTGAGTGAGCTGCCGCAGGCTTATCAAGACTCACTGAGAACCTTACAAAACTTAACTTCCGAAGAGCTGCAAGAGGCCTTTTTAAAGTCTTGGATGAAGCATATTTCGCTACAAGGATTTAAAACCGTCCCCGGGGTCCGCTTGAAACTGTCCTATAAATCTAAAATAAAACTGCGTAGCGATAGGTCCCTGATCTTGTGGCAACAAGGTGTGATCAAGAAAAATACTTATTATTTTAGTTTCGGTGGAGTTTTGGTAGAAAGTAATTCTTTTCCACTATTAAAACTTGTGCAGGCCCTTAATGACCGCAAAGCTTTTGTGGTCGGTGAGTTTTTAAAAGGTAAAACGGCCCAAGCAGATCTTAAAAGTTTGCAAACCCTTGCGGATGCCGGCGCTTTAAGTCTTTAACCACTCAACCGAACTTACGGTTTTTAAATCCTCGCCATAAAATATTTTAGCGTTCACGGGCTCGTTCTTTAAAATTTTAGGCAGCCAGTACTTGGCATCATCCCACATCTTTTCAAATGGAATTTGTGATTTCGCCACCCACTGGGGTTTGATCTCCGCCGTTTCGGTGGGCGTGCCCTGCCAATGGGTGCAGGTGAATATGTAAACGTCGTGATGCCAGCCGGAAGATTCAGGAAAGATAAACTCTACGCGTCCGCCCTCGTACAAATTCTTTGGATCTATAGTGACATGAATTTCTTCAAGCACCTCGCGACAGGCGGCCTCAATGACCGTTTCGCCAGCATCCACCTTGCCACCAATGCCTAGCATTTTGCCTTGGCCAAAGCCGGTTTTCTTAACCCCTAAAAGAACAAGGTCTCTCTGATCATCCACCAGAAAGACCAATGTCATTTTCTTTTTCATAATCCCTATTCTGAAATCGCTGGTACTAGTGTTGGCGATCTTCCAGATACTTTTCTAACTTATCAAAGGACTGAGACCAACCCTGAACACAATCTTTTTGCAGCTCGTTAGGAATCCCTTGCTGCGAAAGTTTAAATCGACTGCCGTTCGACCCCAAAGAAGCGAAATCAAAGGTAATATAAATCACCTCAGGCCAATGCCCGGGCATTTTAGCTTCTCTGGCCGAAATGGGATTTCCTTTATCGTCGGAAAAATAGTCAGTCATCACGATGCGCTTATTAGGAATGATTTCTTCAAAACTTCCCGTCATACCGCCGCCACCTTGATGATAACCCTTCATGTTGAAAAAGTACTTTCCACCCTCTTCAAATTTAATTTCCACATGATCGGTGTACAGATCTTTGGGCCACCACCACACCTTCACCGCTTCTGCCGTGGTAAAAGCTTTAAAAAGATCTTCAACCGGAACATCAAAGTTCCGCACGATCTCTAGAAGTTTTGAATCCGGTGACGAGCCTTTATAATGAGTGGTCGGTGTGCTTTTAGCTGGGGATGATTGCATAATATCTCCTTAATAAATTACCGACTGGATGCCGGCGGAGTTTTTGTAGAGATCTTGCTCGTAGATCTTCCCGTTCCCGGGCCGGAATTCACACGGCCTTGAGGATTTTTGATCGCCTGTTCTTGTTTTACGTCATCAGCCTGGGATGATCGCGGATCTTTTTTCATTTTAAGGTCCTTGAACAGGGGTTCTTTTTTTATCGATTAAAACTTGCTGATGATCTTTGGCGTTTTGATTTTTTCCACCCTTATCACCCAGCTCACGATCGGCAGAACGTCCCGCCGGATTAGAGTTTAAAGAATTTTCCTGAACTTGATCTAATTCTTTTTTTGATTTCATAAATCACTTCTCTTTTCTGACGCCTTTAAATTTGGTCTCGCCTTTATTGTCGATGAATTGACCATTTTCTTTATTGCGTTTGGTGTATTGGTTCGAATCATCATGTTCGACTTGGGAGCGTTTTCTGACAGCGCCGTTACGATGATTGTCTCCGGATGGTTTATTTGTAGCCATGGGCACCTCCTAGGAACATTATCAAAGCATCTGGATTTATTTTCTAGCCATAAGGGCCTGTTTCTAAACAGATCTGCCGCTGAACAAAGCGTTCGCTAAAAATTCGGAATTTTCTTAGATTTTAGCCGATGAAATTACCGTGCTATGCCTGGGTTTCGTTTAAAACCATTCGGTAATTTAAAATGAAAACCGAAATAATAATGATAGCCACCCCCACAAGTTGCGCGGGGCCAATGTGTTCGCCTAGCAAAATAAATGCGATCATCATCGCAAATGGAAGTTCGATTGAAGAAATAATACTTCCCAATCCAACACCCGTGATCGGGAAACCTTTGTTCAACATGATCGGGGGCAACACGGTCCCGAAGATCGCCACAAACAAACCGTAAGTAAGAAAAATACTAAAATCAAAACTTTTGCTGCTGGTAAATTCCGGACTTAAGATCTTAACGCCCCAATAATAAGGTGCAATTTGGGTGACGATCGCAAAAATCAGAACGACCAATGCACCACCATAAAGCATGATCTGACTGCGCTTAATCGGAGGCAAATGCGAAGCAATGCTGCCAGTTGCCGCCATCGTCCCACTAAATGAAATCGCCGCTAACATCCCGAAGAAAAAACCACGTATATCAAGATGACCGGCCGAGGCATCTAGTGCATTTGTCGCCAGCACGGTTCCAAATAGAACTAAGACGACGGCGATAATTTTATCAAGGCTGGGCCAAGTTTTCTTAATAATGCTTTCAAACAAAACACCCAACCAAATTGACTGCATCAAAAGCACCACCGCCACCGAGGCCGCGATATACTGCACGCTTAAATAATAAAGCACACTTGTAAAACCTAATGTCGTCCCCGCGGCCACTAGCTGGATATATTCAGACTTGGAAGGCTTAGGCGCGTTCTTAGAAAAAAACATCGCAAGCAAAGTAAGAATAAGTACTCCCCATCCGAATTGCGCGACGGTGACTTCAGCGGTGGTGTGACCATGTTTGTAAGCAAGTTTTACGAAGGTCGAAAGCATCCCGTAACTTGATGACCCAATAAGAATCATCAAAATGCCCGAAAGCAATTTAGGGGATCGACTCGTTTGATTGGAACCTGCTTGATACATACACTTCTACCATCTGTTTTTGAGGGACACTCCCTCAAGATAGGTAGGCAACTATTGGCGGTAGTTGGTAGAGACGTTCAACCGAATTATGAACTTATACCCGGGTTATCTAGGACCCAATATACCTTAATTGATTGAATTCAGGCAACGGGATTTACTGTGAATGACTTAATACGAGCCGAATTCAGACCTTAAGGGAAAAGCTGGCAGACCACGTGAATGCGAAAAGCGTTTCCTTCTTCTTCAGACCCGACAGTCAAATTGATCGCCGTCACGGGGGTGAACAAAGGACTATCAAATCGCGCGACCTGGCTTTTAGATTTATTAAAAATCACAAGACTGATTAACGTCGGACGGCCCATGTAAGTCGGTTCATCGGGATCATCCATTAAGTCTCTGGTCAATCCAGTTGTGACGGCGTAAGTAAAATCCGTCTGAGGAATTTGACGAGTGACGCGCGTGTCTTGACGAAAGCTTTTCACCTCTTCCACAAGCTCTGTCACTTCAAGAGAGGTGGATTTATTCGTCAGATTGCTAGCGCAG contains:
- a CDS encoding SRPBCC family protein; amino-acid sequence: MQSSPAKSTPTTHYKGSSPDSKLLEIVRNFDVPVEDLFKAFTTAEAVKVWWWPKDLYTDHVEIKFEEGGKYFFNMKGYHQGGGGMTGSFEEIIPNKRIVMTDYFSDDKGNPISAREAKMPGHWPEVIYITFDFASLGSNGSRFKLSQQGIPNELQKDCVQGWSQSFDKLEKYLEDRQH
- a CDS encoding 8-oxo-dGTP diphosphatase yields the protein MKKKMTLVFLVDDQRDLVLLGVKKTGFGQGKMLGIGGKVDAGETVIEAACREVLEEIHVTIDPKNLYEGGRVEFIFPESSGWHHDVYIFTCTHWQGTPTETAEIKPQWVAKSQIPFEKMWDDAKYWLPKILKNEPVNAKIFYGEDLKTVSSVEWLKT
- a CDS encoding EamA family transporter, with the protein product MILIGSSSYGMLSTFVKLAYKHGHTTAEVTVAQFGWGVLILTLLAMFFSKNAPKPSKSEYIQLVAAGTTLGFTSVLYYLSVQYIAASVAVVLLMQSIWLGVLFESIIKKTWPSLDKIIAVVLVLFGTVLATNALDASAGHLDIRGFFFGMLAAISFSGTMAATGSIASHLPPIKRSQIMLYGGALVVLIFAIVTQIAPYYWGVKILSPEFTSSKSFDFSIFLTYGLFVAIFGTVLPPIMLNKGFPITGVGLGSIISSIELPFAMMIAFILLGEHIGPAQLVGVAIIIISVFILNYRMVLNETQA